One genomic segment of Plasmodium cynomolgi strain B DNA, chromosome 14, whole genome shotgun sequence includes these proteins:
- a CDS encoding prenyltransferase alpha subunit (putative) gives MERQQRAYAKKFQLEYPKRLDGLHMSLLLHTPLFSMMPKRNVHMDMIHLEKERQKLSVGVQNERNIKNKEKVHILSTYYTDNEQLVYSSLASFVELKKYSFEGYVISTFAIKVNPSYYSAWIYRRKCLRKLNLNLLNELLFTKCVICDNIKSFQSWFHRRWLVEYICKLARGGTFQGEQAEKANREKRAGRRSVGAAHRTGERGSGGSKIDGDSYDLEDEGNFISSDGSDGSGGRDGSGGRDGSGSSDGSGSIDDSAGHPAEERPHEEDAFLSNCEEADFESEKKDILILQEDLQNLVESCEFFKNALRPNGEPINIDEFLYEEMLYSNCDIFLDAKNYNSWAHKTWLIDKLGIFNNKYLREQYNIISHEFNFINYFLKHDIYNNSVWVYRYFIFTKLKYTRKLHKMEKEIKFCLNYAKQFPHNEAIFKYLFRVIFIYTHMYKKKKNVADIFEIPLLLNLKEELSKLTDQSKYVLIFLSELYSFNGQHAQEVQCYRHLEKNDNFNDVVWRYIIEEAQMKQ, from the exons ATGGAGAGACAGCAACGGGCATACGCGAAGAAGTTCCAACTGGAGTATCCCAAGCGGCTGGATGGACTCCATATGAGCCTCCTTTTGCACACACCGCTGTTCAGCATGATGCCGAAAAGGAACGTCCACATGGACATGATCCACCTGGAGAAGGAAAGGCAGAAATTATCAGTAGGcgtgcaaaatgaaagaaatataaaaaataaagaaaaggtgCACATACTAAGCACGTACTATACGGACAACGAACAGTTGGTCTACTCCTCACTGGCTTCATTTgttgagttaaaaaaatattcctttgAGGGGTATGTCATATCCACCTTTGCTATTAAGGTAAATCCCTCGTATTACTCTGCGTGGATATATAGAAGGAAATGCCTGCGCAAACTGAATTTGAACTTGCTAAATGAATTGCTCTTTACAAAGTGTGTTATTTGCgacaatataaaaagttTCCAGAGTTGGTTTCATCGGAGGTGGCTAGTCGAGTATATTTGCAAACTGGCAAGGGGGGGTACGTTCCAGGGGGAGCAGGCGGAGAAGGCAAATCGGGAGAAGCGCGCCGGTAGGCGCTCCGTGGGTGCAGCACACCGCACAGGGGAGCGCGGCTCGGGGGGGAGCAAAATCGACGGGGACAGTTACGACTTGGAGGACGAGGGGAACTTCATCAGCAGCGATGGAAGTGATGGAAGCGGTGGCAGAGATGGAAGCGGTGGCAGAGATGGAAGCGGTAGCAGCGATGGAAGCGGTAGCATCGATGACAGTGCTGGCCACCCTGCAGAAGAGCGCCCCCACGAGGAGGACGCCTTTTTAAGCAACTGCGAAGAGGCGGACTTTGAgtccgaaaaaaaagatatcctCATTCTGCAGGAAGATTTGCAAAACCTTGTCGAAAGCTgcgaatttttcaaaaacgcGTTAAGGCCAAACGGAGAGCCGATAAACATAGACGAATTTTTATACGAAGAAATGCTTTACAGTAACTGCGACATATTTCTGGAcgcaaaaaattacaactcCTGGGCACACAAAACATGGCTAATTGATAAATTaggcatttttaacaataaatatttacgtGAACAATATAATATCATATCGCATGAGTTTAATTTcatcaattattttttaaaacatgaCATTTACAACAACTCCGTGTGGGTATAcagatattttatattcaccAAATTGAAATACACACGTAagttacacaaaatggagaaggaaatTAAATTCTGCTTAAATTACGCCAAACAGTTCCCTCACAACGAGGCCATTTTCAAGTACCTCTTTCgcgtcatttttatttatacccatatgtacaaaaaaaaaaaaaatgtggcagACATTTTCGAAATTCCGCTACTCCTCAATTTGAAAGAAGAATTGTCGAAACTGACCGATCAGTCGAAATATGTCTTGATTTTCCTTTCGGAACTTTACTCCTTCAATGGGCAGCATGCCCAGGAAGTGCAG TGCTACAGGCATCtagaaaaaaacgacaacTTTAACGATGTTGTGTGGAGATACATAATTGAGGAGGCCCAAATGAAGCAATAA
- a CDS encoding 40S ribosomal protein S17 (putative) encodes MGRVRTKTIKRAARQIVEKYYAKLTLDFQINKKITEEVAIIPSKRMKNKVAGFVTHLMKRIQKGPVRGISLKLQEEERERRLDFVPEKSQIDVNVIYVEPDTVRMIKALGINISNMKVHNPMINSNQQKQNRMNTHY; translated from the exons atg GGACGAGTACGAACGAAAACCATCAAAAGGGCCGCCAGGCAAATTGTGGAAAAGTACTATGCCAAGCTAACCCTTGActttcaaataaataaaaagataacAGAAGAAGTTGCCATTATTCCTTCCaagagaatgaaaaataaagttgcCGGTTTTGTTACGCACCTGATGAAAAGGATACAGAAGGGACCAGTCAGAGGTATCAGTTTGAAGCTCCAAGAAGAGGAGAGAGAAAGACGTTTAGACTTCGTTCCGGAGAAGTCCCAAATAGATGTCAACGTCATTTATGTCGAGCCAGACACGGTGCGTATGATTAAGGCGCTGGGAATAAATATCAGCAACATGAAGGTGCACAACCCGATGATCAACTCGAATcagcagaagcagaacaGGATGAACACGCATTACTAG
- a CDS encoding rab GDP dissociation inhibitor beta (putative) — protein sequence MNEHYDVIILGTGLKECILSGLLSHYDEKIPSKYGENRHWNVDLIPKFILVGGNLVKILKKTRVTNYLEWLVVEGSYVYQHQKKGLLYSEKFIHKVPATDMEALVSPLLSLMEKNRCKNFYKYVSEWDANNRNTWDDLDPYQLTMMDIYKYFNLCQLTIDFLGHAVALYLNDDYLNEPAYKTLERIKLYMQSISAFGKSPFIYPLYGLGGIPEGFSRMCAINGGTFMLNKNVVDFVFNENKKVCGIKSSDGEVAYCDKVICDPSYVTHLKNKVKKIGQVIRCICILSNPIPETNDINSCQIIIPQNQLNRKSDIYVNLVSFQHGVSLKGKYIAIVSATVETSNPLKEIEKPLELLGPIEDKFVKISDLYVSTTNKPADNIFVTSSYDATSHFETATNDLLQIWENLFGEKLNFDDLNNKADNE from the exons ATGAATGAGCATTATGAC GTAATCATTCTGGGCACAGGACTGAAGGAGTGCATCCTGAGCGGACTCCTTTCACACTATG ATGAGAAGATCCCCAGCAAGTACGGCGAGAACCGACACTGGAACGTGGACCTGATCCCGAAATTCATCCTGGTGGGCGGGAATTTGGTAAAGATTCTGAAAAAAACGAGGGTGACGAATTACCTAGAATGGTTAGTAGTGGAAGGGTCCTACGTATACCAGCACCAGAAGAAGGGATTGCTCTACTCGGAGAAGTTCATTCATAAAGTCCCCGCCACAGATATGGAAGCACTTGTCTCCCCACTACTCTCacttatggaaaaaaatagatgtaAAAATTTCTACAAGTATGTAAGCGAATGGGATGCCAACAATCGAAATACCTGGGATGATTTAGACCCATACCAATTGACTATGATGGATATATACAagtattttaatttatgccAACTTACGATCGATTTTTTGGGACATGCAGTAGCACTCTACCTAAACGATGATTATCTGAATGAACCAGCTTACAAAACTTTGGAGagaattaaattatatatgcaatCCATTTCAGCTTTTGGAAAGTCTCCATTTATTTACCCTCTGTATGGTTTGGGTGGAATTCCTGAAGGCTTTTCAAGAATGTGTGCAATTAATGGGGGTACATTTATgttgaacaaaaatgtggttgattttgtttttaatgaaaataaaaaagtttgtgGAATTAAATCAAGTGATGGAGAGGTTGCTTACTGTGATAAAGTTATATGTGACCCATCTTACGTTActcatttgaaaaataaagttaagAAAATAGGACAAGTGATCAGatgtatatgcattttaAGTAACCCCATCCCGGAGACCAACGACATAAATAGCTGCCAAATTATTATTCCTCAAAATCAGCTAAACAGGAAGAGTGACATTTATGTAAATCTCGTCTCATTCCAACATGGTGTTTCACTTAAGGGTAAGTACATTGCTATCGTGTCTGCTACCGTTGAAACGAGTAACCCCCTAAAGGAGATCGAGAAACCGCTTGAACTTTTGGGACCTATTGAGGacaaatttgtgaaaatatcCGACCTCTACGTTTCCACGACAAACAAACCAGCCGATAACATTTTTGTCACGTCGTCCTATGATGCTACTTCCCATTTCGAAACCGCCACCAATGATTTGCTTCAAATTTGGGAAAACCTTTTCGGAGAGAAGCTGAACTTTGATGACCTCAATAACAAGGCGGATAATGAATGa
- a CDS encoding mitochondrial import inner membrane translocase subunit (putative) yields MNSTTPTDDGLDDKSRAAVLLGLQEIVQRQKENVKVMDICFNKCVPKIGHQLSSAEQKCIWCCASSYFYTNVFLNERLQQMTKLLKSSTDYMNL; encoded by the exons ATGAATTCGACCACCCCAACAGATGACGGCCTTGATGACAAAAGCAGAGCAGCG GTATTGCTAGGCTTACAAGAAATAGTGCAGcggcaaaaggaaaacgttAAAGTGATGGACATCTGCTTCAACAAGTGTGTCCCCAAAATAGGGCACCAGCTGAGCTCCGCAGAACAGAAGTGCATTTGGTGCTGCGCAAGTAGCTATTTCTACACGAACGTCTTTCTGAACGA GCGACTGCAACAAATGACGAAGCTTCTCAAGTCGAGCACCGATTATATGAATTTGTAG
- a CDS encoding t-SNARE (putative), translated as MEVIYRNGNKKKKNRFKLSAYEQLDDEDSGREENLLSRTEDIEMQAHSLLPPQWIEKIEECSEDIGNIKLKLMELEKIKKKKLINVLQDDEIIVQEIAQMCTDITLLIKNCETKIQGIAWDDTSQGERKDGLTDEQHDNQQDERKEMQPDPNDLIGKLKINAKKSLISQLKSISQTFHNKQKEYINEFKRVSNECNDYTGDLSIGEMENMQEEELTYEGNNNLNGVNIARRNTDLKRISNTVIDLHHIFKELSVMLVEQGSMLDRIDYNLDLSIDKCEKGLNKLKIFHKNEGDKLAARCVSFLTSLIFVLLILIILKNLY; from the exons ATGGAAGTCATTTACAGAAAC ggaaataaaaaaaagaaaaaccgATTCAAGCTGTCTGCATATGAACAACTGGATGACGAAGATTCCGGGAGGGAAGAGAACCTACTAAGTCGTACAGAAGATATAGAGATGCAGGCACATAGTCTACTGCCACCACAGTGGATTGAGAAAATAGAGGAGTGCTCAGAAGACATAGGAAAcatcaaattaaaattaatggagttggaaaaaattaaaaaaaaaaaactaataaaTGTTTTACAAGATGATGAAATTATTGTACAGGAAATTGCCCAAATGTGTACCGATATAACACTTTTGATTAAAAATTGCGAGACTAAAATTCAAGGGATCGCATGGGACGACACATCGCAGGGGGAGAGGAAGGATGGGCTAACCGATGAACAGCATGACAACCAGCAAGATGAACGAAAGGAGATGCAACCTGATCCCAACGACCTAATCGGAAAGCTAAAAataaacgcaaaaaaaagcttaaTCTCGCAACTTAAATCCATATCACAGACGTTCCACaacaaacaaaaagaatACATAAACGAGTTTAAAAGAGTTTCAAATGAGTGTAACGATTACACGGGAGACCTCTCTATCggagaaatggaaaatatgcaAGAGGAGGAACTAACATACGAGGGGAATAACAACCTGAATGGCGTAAATATCGCTAGGAGAAATACAGACTTGAAGAGGATTTCCAACACTGTTATCGACTtgcatcatatttttaaagaactCTCTGTGATGCTGGTGGAACAAGGATCCATGTTAGATCGAATTGACTACAACTTGGATTTATCCATCGATAAATGCGAAAAGggattaaataaattaaaaattttccataagAATGAGGGGGATAAACTGGCTGCCCGTTGTGTATCCTTCCTGACTTCGCTAATCTTTGTTTTGTTAATACTtatcattttgaagaatttgTACTGA
- a CDS encoding hypothetical protein (putative) — MNNRRRGSGAAYEDRSKDTRDGSTRHPQHDSKQERNDDKERKSQAIIDNYGRKVWDKDYYQKKAEEKTTNEEDELILKLLPDLKKKNVPSPPPPSERKLLEGRKEILTLEKNLGKVQIVTEKTIKQEQGGYYCKICDCVLKDSQTYLDHINGKNHNRMLGYSMKVKRVALSDVVNKLNVLRDAKRKKAQQDEVPLDVDPERSVKKRLLDLQQMEDMKVQRRKEKKLLKKLEKQRRAEQEEEAGALEQDDQQDAEDAQLREMVQILQNDKY; from the exons ATGAACAACAGAAGGAGGGGTAGCGGAGCTGCGTACGAAGACCGGAGCAAAGATACTCGAGATGGCTCCACCAGACATCCCCAACATGATAGTAAACAGGAGAGAAATGATGacaaggagaggaaaagCCAAGCCATTATTGACAACTATGGAAGGAAAGTATGGGACAAAGATTATTACCAAAAGaaagcggaagaaaaaacaacaaacgaggaggatgaacttattttaaaattactacctgatttgaaaaaaaaaaatgtccctTCTCCACCACCCCCATCTGAGAGGAAGCTATTAgagggaaggaaagaaatacTCACACTTGAAAAAAACTTGGGGAAGGTTCAAATAGTAACAGAAAAGACGATAAAACAAGAGCAAGGAGGTTACTACTGTAAAATATGCGATTGTGTGTTAAAAGACTCACAGACATATTTGGACCACATCAATGGTAAGAATCACAATCGAATGCTTGGCTATAGCATGAAGGTGAAGAGAGTGGCTCTCAGTGATGTTGTTAACAAACTGAACGTCTTGCGAGATgccaagaggaagaaggcgCAGCAGGACGAAGTTCCTCTAGATGTCGATCCAGAAAGAAGCGTGAAAAAGAGGCTCCTCGATTTGCAACAAATGGAAGACATGAAGGTGCAACGgcggaaggaaaagaagctaCTTAAAAAGTTGGAGAAGCAGCGGAGGGCTGAGCAGGAAGAGGAGGCGGGTGCGCTGGAGCAGGACGACCAGCAGGATGCAGAAGATGCTCAGTTAAGGGAGATGG TAcaaattcttcaaaatgataAGTATTAA